One Candidatus Sulfurimonas baltica DNA segment encodes these proteins:
- a CDS encoding cold-shock protein: MAALVDGTVKWFNSDKGFGFIEQANGGKDVFVHFRQINNTGHGRVSLNEGQQVTFEIGEGEKGPQAENVTGL; this comes from the coding sequence ATGGCAGCATTAGTAGATGGTACAGTTAAATGGTTCAATAGTGACAAAGGTTTCGGATTTATAGAGCAAGCAAATGGTGGTAAAGATGTATTCGTACACTTCCGTCAAATTAACAACACTGGTCACGGTCGTGTTTCACTAAACGAAGGTCAACAAGTTACTTTCGAAATTGGTGAAGGCGAAAAAGGCCCTCAAGCAGAAAACGTTACAGGTCTGTAA
- a CDS encoding rhodanese-like domain-containing protein translates to MKTTKHALFLSLFFLYSVGLHAQSDSQNVEYLGLFTPEQTTFIVGSGANALEIKRTMTSCGKNKGFFQPYVPAKGINPVTEAEMLNALNDKEAVIVDMRMENWYEDETIPTAINIPYSEIEVRLDELGCKQKGDNWDCSKAMKVYGFCNGPVCAQSPTGMRAMIRNGFPAEKIYYYRGGMLDWAALGLTTVKGKF, encoded by the coding sequence ATGAAAACAACAAAACATGCTCTTTTTTTATCTCTATTTTTTCTATATTCTGTTGGTTTACACGCACAATCAGATTCACAAAACGTAGAATACTTAGGTTTATTTACTCCAGAACAAACAACCTTTATAGTCGGTAGTGGTGCTAATGCTCTTGAAATAAAAAGAACAATGACATCCTGCGGAAAGAACAAAGGGTTTTTTCAACCATATGTTCCAGCTAAGGGTATAAACCCCGTTACTGAAGCAGAGATGTTAAATGCGCTAAATGACAAAGAAGCGGTTATTGTCGATATGCGTATGGAAAATTGGTATGAAGATGAAACTATACCAACAGCTATCAACATACCTTATTCGGAGATAGAAGTTCGACTAGATGAATTAGGATGTAAGCAAAAAGGGGATAATTGGGACTGCTCCAAAGCTATGAAAGTATATGGTTTTTGCAATGGCCCGGTATGTGCACAATCGCCTACTGGAATGAGGGCTATGATTAGAAATGGTTTCCCTGCGGAAAAAATTTATTATTACCGTGGAGGGATGCTTGACTGGGCCGCACTTGGATTAACTACAGTTAAAGGTAAATTTTAA
- a CDS encoding cytochrome P460 family protein, producing MKVSSKFISIILIAVATNSYATDKKVASSHGIDYPMGWQNWSTIAVSHRTDNNTSRVILGNNIAVEAARSGKTNPWPNGAILGKVVWKDTELKDWKSATVPDEFVHAEFMFKNSEKFKESYGWGWARWVGLEQKPFEKGMQVCISCHTPVENMDWVYTHPAKFPK from the coding sequence ATGAAGGTATCATCCAAATTTATTTCTATAATACTTATTGCAGTTGCAACAAACAGTTATGCTACAGACAAAAAAGTAGCTTCATCACATGGAATTGACTATCCAATGGGTTGGCAAAACTGGTCAACTATAGCTGTGTCTCACAGGACTGACAATAATACTTCTCGTGTAATTTTAGGCAACAACATTGCAGTTGAAGCTGCAAGAAGCGGTAAAACAAATCCATGGCCAAATGGTGCGATTCTTGGAAAAGTTGTATGGAAAGATACTGAGCTCAAAGATTGGAAGAGCGCAACTGTGCCAGATGAATTTGTACACGCAGAGTTTATGTTTAAGAATTCTGAAAAATTTAAAGAAAGTTATGGTTGGGGCTGGGCGAGATGGGTTGGGTTGGAACAGAAACCTTTTGAAAAAGGGATGCAAGTGTGCATATCATGTCATACCCCTGTTGAAAATATGGACTGGGTTTATACTCATCCGGCAAAGTTTCCTAAGTAA
- a CDS encoding GDSL-type esterase/lipase family protein yields the protein MSKIKFLATLVILISLSISIVFKESANNISYQTLKDDAVVIAFGDSLTYGYGVDKKFSYPSQLENKTGLHVINAGVSGEESSEGLLRLPSLLKLKPNLVILCHGGNDILRKRSHEQLKMNLLKMINLIKESGSEVLLVGVADFGLLGFKTLSVYNDVAEQTGVMYEENMISYIESKASLKSDNIHPNEKGYEMIADSLIKILKSNKLI from the coding sequence ATGAGTAAAATTAAATTTCTTGCAACCTTAGTAATTCTAATTTCTTTATCAATATCAATAGTTTTTAAAGAGAGTGCAAATAACATATCTTATCAGACATTAAAAGATGATGCTGTTGTCATTGCATTTGGAGACAGCCTCACATATGGTTATGGTGTGGATAAAAAGTTCAGTTACCCATCGCAATTAGAGAATAAAACAGGCTTACATGTAATAAATGCCGGTGTTTCCGGCGAAGAGTCGTCAGAGGGTTTACTTCGCCTCCCTTCTCTTTTAAAGCTAAAACCTAATTTAGTGATTCTTTGTCATGGAGGTAATGATATTTTACGAAAACGTTCACATGAGCAACTTAAGATGAATCTACTGAAAATGATAAATCTTATTAAAGAGAGTGGTTCTGAGGTTTTATTGGTTGGAGTAGCTGACTTTGGTCTGCTAGGATTTAAAACACTTTCAGTGTATAATGATGTAGCTGAACAAACAGGTGTTATGTATGAAGAGAATATGATCTCTTACATTGAATCAAAAGCATCTTTGAAAAGTGATAACATACATCCAAATGAAAAGGGCTACGAGATGATAGCCGATTCTTTAATAAAGATTCTCAAAAGTAATAAATTGATTTAA
- the truC gene encoding tRNA pseudouridine(65) synthase TruC, with translation MLEILYKDEYLVAINKPSGLLVHRSPIDRHETEFAIQQLRDQIGQYVYPVHRLDKPTSGVLLFTLDKESAKLMSEQFRQRETEKTYLAVVRGYTEQSGFIDHALVEKLDKIADKNANKDKEAQEAQTEYIRLATVEVPFSVGIYDKTRYSLVKLLPKTGRKHQLRRHMKHISHHILGDTKYGRGEHNIFIRETYDCHRLLLHASELKIKHPYTNELLTIKAPLDSTCKSIFNSFGWSEILI, from the coding sequence TTGTTAGAGATTCTTTACAAAGATGAATACTTGGTGGCTATAAACAAGCCATCAGGGCTTTTAGTTCATCGTTCTCCGATTGACAGACATGAGACTGAATTTGCTATCCAGCAACTTCGTGACCAGATAGGTCAATATGTCTATCCTGTTCACCGTTTAGACAAACCAACCTCCGGAGTCTTGCTTTTTACGCTTGATAAGGAGAGTGCAAAACTTATGAGTGAGCAGTTTAGACAAAGAGAGACTGAAAAAACTTATTTAGCAGTTGTCCGTGGCTATACAGAACAAAGCGGTTTTATAGATCACGCTTTAGTGGAGAAACTTGACAAAATAGCAGATAAAAATGCCAACAAAGATAAAGAAGCTCAAGAGGCACAAACAGAGTACATTAGATTAGCAACTGTTGAAGTTCCGTTTTCGGTCGGCATATATGACAAAACTCGCTACTCTCTTGTAAAACTTCTCCCTAAAACAGGCAGAAAGCATCAGCTTCGCCGCCACATGAAGCATATCTCTCATCATATTTTAGGAGATACGAAGTATGGAAGAGGCGAGCATAACATTTTTATACGAGAAACCTATGATTGTCATAGACTTCTGCTTCATGCAAGTGAGCTGAAAATAAAACATCCGTACACAAATGAACTCTTAACTATTAAAGCGCCGCTGGACTCTACATGTAAATCTATATTTAACTCTTTTGGATGGAGTGAAATACTTATATAA
- a CDS encoding DEAD/DEAH box helicase: MSFEKLGVMKQLLGAINDLGYKNPTTVQTRAIPLVLAKSDVFATAQTGTGKTAAFGLPMIQRLRANSNDANRAIRGVILSPTRELSIQIHEDMKSFAKYMDLSIALLVGGKDIEAQQKILKKGVDIVIATPGRMLEHAEGGLSLKGVEIFVLDEADRMLDMGFVKEIRKIHPMLPKRHQSLLFSATYSEKVRKLSKLLLTKPAFIEASKKNSTVDTINQKVYLVDRERKAELLAYIIGSRNFRQVLVFTRTKASADELVLELKKDGLKCGVIHGDKTQANRVKTLNDFKEGNIKVLVATDIASRGLDIEHLPYVINYELPSVPEDYIHRVGRTGRAGRDGEAISLIDIYEKYDIKEIERLIGIKIPQGTVEGFEPDPTIRRKDEDEIKLKSEHKKAEKKRPTKKVAQKVTAKSVKTAKVVKTTNKKRKTTKRD, encoded by the coding sequence ATGTCATTCGAAAAACTAGGCGTTATGAAACAACTTCTTGGCGCGATAAACGATTTAGGCTATAAAAATCCTACTACTGTTCAAACAAGAGCTATACCTTTGGTATTAGCTAAAAGCGATGTGTTCGCGACAGCTCAGACTGGAACAGGTAAAACTGCTGCATTCGGGCTTCCGATGATTCAACGTCTTCGTGCCAACTCTAATGATGCAAATAGGGCGATAAGAGGTGTTATACTATCTCCGACTCGTGAACTATCAATTCAAATACATGAAGATATGAAAAGTTTTGCAAAGTATATGGATCTTAGCATCGCTCTTTTAGTTGGAGGAAAAGATATAGAGGCTCAGCAAAAAATCCTTAAAAAGGGTGTTGACATTGTTATAGCAACTCCGGGGAGAATGCTCGAACATGCAGAGGGTGGATTAAGCCTTAAGGGTGTGGAAATTTTTGTCCTAGATGAAGCAGATAGAATGTTAGATATGGGGTTTGTAAAAGAGATAAGAAAAATACACCCAATGCTCCCAAAAAGACATCAGAGTCTTCTTTTTTCAGCAACATATAGCGAAAAAGTTAGAAAACTATCAAAGCTTCTTTTAACCAAACCGGCATTTATAGAAGCATCTAAAAAGAACTCAACTGTTGATACGATTAACCAAAAAGTTTATCTAGTAGACCGTGAGAGAAAAGCGGAACTATTGGCTTATATAATTGGTTCAAGAAATTTCAGACAAGTTTTAGTATTTACTAGAACCAAAGCGAGTGCGGATGAACTTGTTCTTGAGCTTAAAAAAGATGGCTTAAAGTGCGGAGTAATCCATGGTGACAAAACACAAGCTAACCGCGTTAAAACACTAAACGATTTCAAAGAGGGGAATATTAAAGTACTTGTGGCAACTGATATCGCTTCACGTGGTTTAGATATTGAACACCTACCTTATGTTATTAATTACGAACTGCCATCGGTTCCTGAAGATTATATTCACAGAGTAGGGCGTACAGGTCGTGCGGGGCGTGACGGTGAGGCAATATCACTAATAGATATCTATGAGAAATATGATATAAAAGAGATAGAGAGACTTATCGGGATAAAGATTCCTCAAGGGACTGTTGAGGGTTTTGAGCCAGACCCTACAATAAGAAGAAAAGATGAAGATGAGATAAAGCTAAAGAGTGAGCATAAAAAAGCAGAGAAAAAAAGACCAACTAAAAAAGTTGCTCAAAAAGTTACTGCCAAATCAGTAAAAACTGCAAAAGTTGTAAAAACAACCAATAAAAAAAGAAAAACAACTAAGCGTGATTAA
- a CDS encoding DUF2062 domain-containing protein gives MIRKTLKNTSKSEKLKSFIKKYKIPQEYLSTNRKMVSRGVFIGLFIAFIPMPMQMLAVVALMPFFRFNVAIGIAMCWLSNPITMPAMYYIEYMTGSFFLGMEVAPVEMTLDWFSSNIGKIFIPLYVGTAFYSIVGSTFGYYLVNYFWRSSVERDKKLHRNDRK, from the coding sequence ATGATAAGAAAAACACTCAAAAACACAAGCAAAAGTGAAAAACTAAAATCTTTTATAAAAAAATACAAAATCCCTCAAGAATATCTATCTACAAATAGAAAAATGGTCTCAAGAGGTGTTTTTATCGGTCTATTTATAGCCTTTATTCCTATGCCTATGCAGATGTTAGCGGTAGTTGCATTGATGCCGTTTTTCCGATTTAATGTGGCTATTGGAATTGCTATGTGTTGGCTTAGTAACCCAATAACAATGCCTGCAATGTACTATATAGAATATATGACTGGGAGTTTTTTCTTAGGCATGGAAGTGGCACCTGTTGAGATGACATTAGATTGGTTTAGCTCAAACATAGGGAAAATTTTCATACCTCTGTATGTTGGAACAGCTTTTTACTCTATTGTTGGTTCAACTTTTGGATATTATCTTGTAAACTATTTTTGGAGATCTTCAGTAGAGAGAGACAAAAAACTTCATCGCAATGACAGAAAGTAA
- the lgt gene encoding prolipoprotein diacylglyceryl transferase, with amino-acid sequence MTAWNNIYDTFDPVAFTIFSLPVHWYGIMYVLALLSALYIGKYFIKRDKLDFKGKEIDNYFLYVEIGVILGARLGYILFYDTQTFYYLSHPWQIFNPFVNGEFVGIRGMSYHGAVLGFLIATYMYSKKHKIEFGKIMDLVALSVPLAFVFGRIGNFLNQELIGRETDVPWGIMVDGILRHPSQLYEAILEGFGVFVVVYMYRNYKKFSGELILVYAISYGIFRAIAEIYRAPDIQIGYVCCNAVTFGQVLSLAMSLVGIIAWFYFNEKSKKVKA; translated from the coding sequence ATGACAGCATGGAACAATATATATGACACTTTTGATCCAGTAGCTTTTACTATATTTTCTTTACCGGTTCACTGGTATGGAATTATGTATGTTTTGGCACTCCTTAGTGCCCTTTATATTGGAAAATATTTCATTAAAAGAGATAAGCTAGATTTCAAAGGTAAAGAGATAGATAACTATTTTCTATATGTAGAAATCGGTGTTATTCTCGGTGCAAGACTCGGTTACATACTTTTTTATGATACTCAAACTTTTTATTATCTCTCTCATCCATGGCAAATCTTCAACCCTTTTGTAAACGGTGAATTTGTTGGTATCCGCGGCATGAGTTATCACGGCGCTGTTTTGGGTTTCTTGATAGCTACTTACATGTACTCTAAAAAGCACAAGATAGAGTTTGGCAAAATTATGGATTTAGTAGCTCTTAGTGTTCCTCTCGCATTTGTTTTTGGTAGAATAGGAAACTTTTTAAATCAAGAGTTAATTGGGCGTGAGACAGACGTCCCATGGGGGATAATGGTTGATGGTATTCTTCGTCATCCATCGCAACTTTATGAAGCAATTTTAGAGGGTTTCGGTGTCTTTGTTGTTGTCTACATGTACAGAAATTACAAGAAATTCAGCGGTGAGCTGATTTTAGTATATGCCATCAGTTATGGAATATTTAGAGCGATAGCGGAGATCTATAGAGCGCCTGATATTCAGATAGGTTATGTATGTTGCAATGCTGTAACTTTTGGGCAGGTCTTAAGTTTGGCAATGAGCTTAGTCGGGATTATTGCCTGGTTTTATTTTAATGAAAAAAGTAAAAAAGTAAAAGCTTAG
- a CDS encoding (Fe-S)-binding protein: protein MSKTAQDIFDYANTTDDCIKCGKCIPVCTIHNVNADEVTSPRGFLDLLGAYQRGNLELDENVKSIFESCFLCTNCVDVCPKSIPTDMVIEQVRSDIGKKFGIAWYKKAFFLLLRHRWLNDIAFKLGWTFQTCGFKIKADINSMNSRFNLPMLKTDRLLPSLTKTSFLNSHKENIDNGGKRKVAIFIGCLGNYNYKEVGNGLLEILGHLEIDVFLAKDQKCCSAPAYFTGDFDTVDNNAKYNIEYFESFSKDVEAIIIPEATCSAMIKIDYEHYFHDQPEWKARAKALRDKIFMATEWLQHHTHLEQLLASKKKSTKIVTYHDPCHAKKMQGIHQEPRNLIRKNYNIVEMSDPNACCGFGGVTMQSEKFHFAKAAGIPKASMIEKTKADVVSAECSACRMQINSSMSYAGVQTVFKNPIELIAEALRK, encoded by the coding sequence TTGAGTAAAACAGCACAAGATATTTTTGATTACGCTAATACTACGGATGATTGTATAAAGTGTGGAAAGTGTATACCGGTTTGTACAATACACAATGTAAATGCCGATGAGGTTACTTCCCCACGTGGTTTTTTAGACCTTCTTGGTGCATACCAAAGAGGAAATTTAGAGTTAGATGAAAATGTAAAAAGTATCTTTGAGAGCTGTTTTTTATGTACTAACTGTGTTGATGTCTGTCCAAAATCTATCCCTACGGATATGGTTATAGAACAAGTACGTTCAGACATAGGCAAAAAGTTTGGAATAGCCTGGTATAAAAAAGCTTTCTTTTTACTTCTTCGTCACCGCTGGCTTAATGATATAGCTTTTAAACTTGGCTGGACTTTTCAGACATGCGGATTTAAAATTAAAGCAGATATTAACTCAATGAATTCTCGCTTTAATCTTCCAATGTTAAAAACAGACAGACTTCTTCCTAGTTTAACAAAAACATCATTTCTAAACTCCCATAAAGAGAATATAGATAATGGCGGAAAAAGAAAAGTGGCTATTTTTATAGGGTGTTTGGGTAACTACAACTACAAAGAGGTTGGAAATGGTCTTTTAGAGATTTTAGGACATTTGGAGATTGATGTATTTTTGGCAAAAGATCAAAAGTGCTGTTCGGCACCGGCTTATTTCACGGGTGATTTTGACACTGTAGATAATAATGCCAAGTATAACATTGAATATTTTGAGAGTTTTTCTAAAGATGTTGAGGCTATCATCATCCCAGAGGCTACATGTAGCGCTATGATAAAAATAGACTATGAGCACTACTTTCACGACCAACCGGAGTGGAAAGCCAGAGCGAAAGCTTTAAGGGATAAAATTTTTATGGCTACTGAGTGGCTTCAGCACCATACACATTTGGAGCAACTTTTGGCTTCAAAGAAAAAAAGCACAAAAATTGTAACTTACCATGACCCTTGTCACGCTAAAAAGATGCAGGGAATTCATCAAGAGCCTAGAAATCTAATACGCAAAAACTATAATATTGTTGAGATGAGTGATCCAAATGCTTGTTGTGGATTTGGGGGTGTAACTATGCAGAGTGAGAAGTTTCATTTTGCAAAAGCTGCCGGTATTCCAAAAGCCTCAATGATTGAAAAGACTAAGGCTGATGTTGTCAGTGCAGAGTGCAGCGCATGTAGAATGCAGATAAATTCATCTATGAGCTATGCCGGAGTGCAAACTGTCTTTAAAAACCCTATAGAACTAATTGCTGAAGCTTTGAGAAAATAG